In the Streptomyces sp. cg36 genome, one interval contains:
- a CDS encoding TIGR00730 family Rossman fold protein — MNICVFLSAADLDDRYTRPAREFAELLGKGGHTLVWGGSESGLMKVVADGVQEAGGRLVGVSVDFLAASARQDADEMVVARDLAERKALLLEKADAVVIMVGGTGTLDEATEILELKKHGKHTKPVVLLNTAGFYDGLKEQFRRMDAEGFLPLPLTDLVFFAEDGVAALAYLEESAGIR, encoded by the coding sequence ATGAACATCTGCGTCTTCCTCTCCGCCGCCGACCTCGACGACCGCTACACCCGGCCCGCCCGCGAGTTCGCCGAGCTGCTCGGCAAGGGCGGCCACACGCTGGTGTGGGGCGGCTCGGAGAGCGGGCTGATGAAGGTCGTGGCCGACGGCGTGCAGGAGGCGGGCGGACGGCTCGTCGGGGTCTCCGTCGACTTCCTCGCCGCCTCCGCCCGCCAGGACGCCGACGAGATGGTCGTCGCCAGGGACCTCGCCGAGCGCAAGGCACTGCTCCTGGAGAAGGCCGACGCCGTGGTGATCATGGTCGGCGGCACCGGCACGCTCGACGAGGCCACCGAGATCCTGGAGCTGAAGAAGCACGGCAAGCACACCAAGCCGGTGGTCCTGCTGAACACCGCCGGGTTCTACGACGGCCTCAAGGAGCAGTTCCGACGCATGGACGCCGAGGGCTTCCTGCCGCTGCCCCTCACTGACCTGGTCTTCTTCGCGGAGGACGGGGTCGCGGCGCTCGCCTACCTGGAGGAGTCGGCGGGCATCCGCTAA
- a CDS encoding M1 family metallopeptidase, translating to MALSRSARRTSRLLALATAAASAFTIAAAPGGGSPGAPGIGDPYFPDLGNGGFDALHYDLGVSYNPDSGRLDGRTTVTARATQTLTSFDLDLQKLTVDSVRVDGRPADFTRNGDELVVTPHHKLRKGTEFEVTVVYGGVPVAMTGPIVFGSDYGWMKTKDGVFVACEPNAASTWFPSSDHPSDKATYDIRIDAPKGLTGVSNGRLVSSYDRGDRSYFHWRENRPMATYLATATIGKFDVKTGKTPAGTPIYVAIDPVLQGQNQVDVYAVTAEATDYWSKLFGPYPFEETGAIVDDMPQAGFSLEVQSKPAYSAVRNETTIVHELAHQWFGDSVSVARWKDIWLNEGFASYAQWLWEEHKGRGTAHDLALAYYNSKPATDAFWQTQVADPQRDTMFVNAVYRRGALTLQALRERIGDDAFFKLLPAWTKLHRYQNANTADFIRLAEKVSGQQLEDFFRTWVYTTGKPAWS from the coding sequence ATGGCACTCTCCCGTTCGGCACGTCGCACCTCGCGGCTGCTCGCCCTCGCCACCGCGGCGGCTTCGGCCTTCACCATCGCCGCCGCACCCGGCGGCGGTTCGCCGGGCGCCCCCGGCATCGGCGACCCCTACTTCCCCGACCTCGGCAACGGCGGCTTCGACGCCCTCCACTACGACCTCGGCGTCTCCTACAACCCGGACTCCGGACGGCTCGACGGGCGCACCACCGTCACCGCCCGCGCCACCCAGACGCTGACCAGCTTCGACCTCGATCTGCAGAAGCTCACGGTCGACTCGGTCCGGGTCGACGGCAGACCGGCCGACTTCACCCGCAACGGCGACGAGCTCGTGGTGACGCCCCATCACAAACTGCGCAAGGGAACCGAGTTCGAGGTCACCGTCGTCTACGGCGGGGTTCCCGTGGCGATGACCGGACCCATAGTCTTCGGCTCCGACTACGGATGGATGAAGACCAAGGACGGCGTGTTCGTCGCCTGCGAACCGAACGCCGCCTCCACGTGGTTCCCCTCCAGCGACCACCCCTCCGACAAGGCCACCTACGACATACGCATCGACGCTCCCAAGGGCCTGACCGGAGTCTCCAACGGCCGCCTCGTCTCCTCGTACGACCGCGGCGACCGCTCCTACTTCCACTGGCGCGAGAACCGGCCGATGGCGACCTATCTGGCCACCGCCACCATCGGCAAGTTCGACGTGAAGACCGGGAAGACCCCGGCGGGCACCCCGATCTACGTGGCGATCGACCCGGTCCTCCAGGGGCAGAACCAGGTGGACGTGTACGCGGTGACCGCCGAGGCCACGGACTACTGGTCCAAGCTGTTCGGCCCGTACCCGTTCGAGGAGACCGGGGCGATCGTCGACGACATGCCGCAGGCCGGCTTCTCCCTCGAAGTGCAGTCCAAGCCCGCCTACTCGGCGGTCCGCAACGAGACCACCATCGTCCACGAGCTGGCCCACCAGTGGTTCGGCGACTCGGTCTCGGTGGCGCGGTGGAAGGACATCTGGCTCAACGAGGGCTTCGCCAGCTACGCGCAGTGGCTGTGGGAGGAGCACAAGGGCCGGGGCACCGCGCACGACCTGGCGCTCGCCTACTACAACAGCAAGCCCGCCACGGACGCCTTCTGGCAGACCCAGGTGGCCGACCCGCAGCGCGACACCATGTTCGTCAACGCCGTCTACCGGCGCGGCGCGCTCACCCTCCAGGCGCTGCGCGAGCGCATCGGCGACGACGCGTTCTTCAAGCTGCTGCCCGCCTGGACCAAGCTGCACCGGTACCAGAACGCGAACACGGCGGACTTCATCCGGCTCGCCGAGAAGGTCTCCGGCCAGCAGCTGGAGGACTTCTTCCGGACCTGGGTCTACACGACCGGCAAGCCCGCCTGGTCCTGA
- a CDS encoding methionine synthase: MSGAVSDFPWGPATGVGSMPGGDAREAAKTVTGSLVGADGATGDFPFLPELPGRGPGADMIGRTAGLLVEMYARVEPSGWRMGDRPGRDTRRAHSWLGEDLDALEEFTQGYEGPLKVQAVGPWTLAAALELRGGEAALGDPGACRDLTGSLAEGLRAHLADVRRRVPGARILLQLDEPSLTAVLRGQIRTASGYRTHRAVDRQVVESALREVIAVHDGPVAVHSCAPDVPFALLRRAGAAAVSFDFSLLTERDDDVIGEAVESGTRLFAGVVGGVDGPLSDPAGSVMGVRTLWRRLGLHPGTLAESVVITPACGLAGASPAYARAALAHCVRAARSLADNPE, translated from the coding sequence ATGAGCGGTGCCGTGAGCGACTTCCCCTGGGGCCCGGCCACCGGCGTCGGCTCCATGCCCGGCGGCGACGCGCGCGAGGCCGCCAAGACCGTCACCGGCTCCCTCGTCGGGGCCGACGGGGCCACCGGCGACTTCCCGTTCCTGCCCGAGCTGCCCGGGCGCGGCCCCGGCGCCGACATGATCGGGCGCACCGCCGGCCTGCTCGTCGAGATGTACGCGCGCGTGGAGCCCAGTGGCTGGCGGATGGGGGACCGGCCGGGCCGCGACACCCGGCGGGCCCACTCCTGGCTCGGCGAGGACCTGGACGCCCTGGAGGAGTTCACCCAGGGGTACGAGGGCCCGCTGAAGGTGCAGGCGGTCGGGCCGTGGACGCTGGCCGCCGCCCTGGAGCTGCGCGGCGGCGAGGCGGCGCTCGGCGACCCCGGCGCCTGCCGCGACCTGACGGGCTCGCTGGCCGAGGGGCTGCGCGCCCACCTGGCGGACGTGCGCCGCCGGGTGCCGGGCGCGCGGATCCTGCTCCAGCTCGACGAGCCGTCGCTGACCGCCGTGCTGCGCGGGCAGATCAGGACCGCCAGCGGCTACCGCACCCACCGGGCCGTGGACCGCCAGGTCGTCGAGTCGGCGCTGCGCGAGGTCATCGCCGTCCACGACGGCCCGGTCGCCGTCCACTCCTGCGCGCCCGACGTGCCGTTCGCCCTGCTGCGCCGGGCGGGCGCGGCGGCCGTCTCGTTCGACTTCTCCCTGCTCACCGAGCGTGACGACGACGTGATCGGCGAGGCGGTGGAGAGCGGCACCAGGCTGTTCGCCGGGGTGGTCGGCGGCGTGGACGGCCCATTGTCGGACCCTGCCGGTAGCGTCATGGGTGTCAGGACGTTGTGGCGCAGGTTGGGGCTGCATCCGGGGACCCTCGCGGAGTCCGTGGTGATCACCCCGGCGTGCGGGCTCGCGGGCGCCTCACCGGCGTATGCCCGTGCGGCGCTCGCCCACTGCGTCCGGGCGGCGAGATCGCTCGCGGACAACCCTGAGTGA
- a CDS encoding DUF4190 domain-containing protein, translating to MQLALDRRRTRDKDADGMAVAAFVLGLLGLLVMNVVLGPMAIVLAGLALRYGTARRGRAWLGIALGVADLAVLLALVMADGTVSWSLNG from the coding sequence ATGCAACTCGCACTCGACCGCCGCCGCACCCGCGACAAGGACGCCGACGGCATGGCCGTCGCCGCCTTCGTCCTCGGCCTGCTCGGCCTGCTGGTCATGAACGTGGTACTCGGTCCGATGGCCATCGTGCTGGCCGGACTCGCCCTGCGGTACGGCACCGCCCGACGTGGCCGCGCCTGGCTCGGCATCGCGCTCGGCGTCGCCGACCTCGCCGTCCTGCTCGCCCTGGTGATGGCCGACGGCACGGTCTCCTGGAGCCTCAACGGCTGA
- a CDS encoding TetR family transcriptional regulator, with the protein MSHTLGIRQAQKQKTRQALLDAALGLLEHQSLSSLGLREVTRAVGVAPAAFYRHFKDTADLGVALVEEALGSLHGTIRAAIVTTGGSDERIDRAVALIAAHVRAHPAHVRFIARERHGGVAPVREAIGVQLRRFAEEVAAALGADPESRGWSAEDLLMLAGVYVDHMVMTASAILEAGAGGDEEDAAVAEEAVVAVARRQLRLITLGRRHWLD; encoded by the coding sequence ATGAGCCACACTCTCGGCATCCGGCAGGCCCAGAAGCAGAAGACGCGCCAGGCGCTGCTCGACGCGGCGCTCGGGCTGCTTGAGCACCAGAGCCTGAGCAGCCTGGGACTCCGCGAGGTCACCCGGGCCGTGGGTGTCGCCCCCGCCGCCTTCTACCGGCACTTCAAGGACACGGCCGACCTGGGCGTGGCGCTGGTCGAGGAGGCGCTGGGCAGTCTGCACGGGACGATCCGGGCGGCGATCGTGACGACCGGCGGCAGCGACGAGCGGATCGACCGGGCGGTGGCGCTGATCGCCGCGCACGTACGGGCGCATCCGGCGCACGTCCGGTTCATCGCGCGGGAGCGGCACGGCGGGGTCGCGCCGGTGCGGGAGGCGATCGGCGTGCAGCTGCGCCGGTTCGCCGAGGAGGTGGCGGCGGCGCTGGGGGCGGATCCGGAGTCGCGCGGGTGGAGCGCGGAGGATCTGCTGATGCTGGCGGGGGTCTACGTCGACCACATGGTGATGACGGCGTCCGCGATCCTGGAGGCGGGGGCCGGGGGCGACGAGGAGGACGCCGCCGTCGCCGAGGAGGCCGTCGTCGCCGTCGCGCGGCGGCAGTTGCGGCTGATCACGCTGGGCCGCAGGCACTGGCTGGACTGA
- the mnmA gene encoding tRNA 2-thiouridine(34) synthase MnmA yields the protein MTKTSPRPLRVLAAMSGGVDSAVAAARAAEAGHDVTGVHLALSANPQSFRTGARGCCTIEDSRDARRAADVIGIPFYVWDLAERFREDVVEDFVAEYEAGRTPNPCLRCNEKIKFAALLDKALALGFDAVCTGHYATVVLNEDGSRELHRASDMAKDQSYVLGVLDEKQLAHAMFPLGDTLTTKDEIRAEAERRGLAVAKKPDSHDICFIADGDTQGFLAKRLGKAEGDIVDESGTKVGSHEGAYGFTIGQRKGLRIGHPAADGKPRYVLDISPVNNTVTVGPVEALDVTGLTAIKPRWCGEAPAGSGTYTAQLRAHGGETTVTAEPVGDELVVGFAEPVRGVAPGQAIVLYDGTRVVGSATIATTTRRTGAPV from the coding sequence ATGACGAAGACATCCCCGCGCCCCCTCCGTGTGCTCGCCGCCATGTCCGGCGGTGTGGACTCGGCCGTCGCCGCCGCCCGCGCCGCCGAGGCGGGCCACGACGTGACCGGCGTCCACCTCGCCCTGTCCGCGAACCCGCAGTCCTTCCGCACCGGCGCGCGCGGCTGCTGCACGATCGAGGACTCCCGCGACGCCCGCCGCGCCGCCGATGTCATCGGCATCCCCTTCTACGTCTGGGACCTGGCGGAGCGCTTCCGCGAGGACGTGGTGGAGGACTTCGTCGCCGAGTACGAGGCGGGGCGCACGCCCAACCCGTGCCTGCGCTGCAACGAGAAGATCAAGTTCGCCGCGCTGCTGGACAAGGCGCTCGCCCTCGGCTTCGACGCGGTGTGCACCGGCCACTACGCCACCGTCGTCCTGAACGAGGACGGCAGCCGCGAGCTCCACCGCGCCAGCGACATGGCCAAGGACCAGTCGTACGTCCTGGGCGTCCTCGACGAGAAGCAGCTGGCGCACGCCATGTTCCCGCTCGGCGACACCCTCACCACCAAGGACGAGATCCGGGCCGAGGCCGAGCGCCGTGGGCTGGCCGTCGCCAAGAAGCCGGACAGCCACGACATCTGCTTCATCGCCGACGGGGACACCCAGGGCTTCCTGGCCAAGCGCCTGGGCAAGGCCGAGGGCGACATCGTCGACGAGTCCGGCACCAAGGTCGGCAGCCACGAGGGTGCCTACGGCTTCACCATCGGCCAGCGCAAGGGACTGCGCATCGGCCACCCGGCGGCCGACGGCAAGCCCCGCTACGTCCTGGACATCTCCCCGGTGAACAACACGGTCACCGTGGGTCCCGTGGAGGCCCTCGACGTCACCGGTCTGACCGCCATCAAGCCCCGCTGGTGCGGCGAGGCCCCGGCCGGGTCCGGCACCTACACCGCCCAGCTGCGGGCGCACGGCGGCGAGACGACGGTGACGGCCGAGCCGGTCGGCGACGAGCTGGTGGTGGGCTTCGCCGAGCCGGTGCGCGGTGTGGCACCCGGCCAGGCCATCGTGCTCTACGACGGCACCCGGGTGGTGGGCTCGGCGACCATCGCCACCACCACGCGCCGCACGGGGGCGCCGGTCTAG
- a CDS encoding ABC transporter ATP-binding protein produces the protein MPEPLLKVEGLVKHFPIKKGLFGRQTGAVKAVDGVSFDVRAGETLGVVGESGCGKSTMGRLVTRLLEPTGGKVEFEGNDITHMSAGQMRPLRRDMQMIFQDPYGSLNPRHTIGGIVSTPFRLQGVTPEGGVKKEVQRLMALVGLNPEHYNRYPHEFSGGQRQRIGIARALALNPKLVVADEPVSALDVSIQAQVVNLLDDLQTELGLTYVIIAHDLSVIRHVSDRIAVMYLGKIVELADRKSLYSAPMHPYTKALLSAVPVPDPKRKGVKSERILLKGDVPSPISPPSGCRFHTRCWKATEVCKTQEPPLIALKTGHQVACHHPENAPDQAPGEAVLPQARESAELVSVAKGAPAEAAGADAAEAAEPQAEAVQAAGGAASGDGAAEPVATADADTAGESGPDAAVQESTDK, from the coding sequence ATGCCCGAGCCGCTCCTGAAGGTGGAGGGGCTGGTCAAGCACTTCCCCATCAAGAAGGGGCTGTTCGGGCGGCAGACCGGCGCGGTCAAGGCGGTCGACGGCGTCTCCTTCGACGTCCGGGCGGGCGAGACCCTCGGTGTCGTCGGCGAGTCGGGCTGCGGCAAGTCGACGATGGGCCGGCTGGTCACCCGGCTGCTCGAACCGACCGGCGGCAAGGTCGAGTTCGAGGGCAACGACATCACCCACATGTCGGCCGGGCAGATGCGTCCGCTCCGCCGCGACATGCAGATGATCTTCCAGGACCCGTACGGCTCGCTGAACCCGCGCCACACCATCGGCGGGATCGTCTCCACCCCGTTCCGGCTCCAGGGCGTCACGCCCGAGGGCGGAGTGAAGAAGGAGGTCCAGCGGCTGATGGCGCTGGTGGGCCTCAACCCCGAGCACTACAACCGCTATCCGCACGAGTTCTCCGGCGGCCAGCGCCAGCGCATCGGCATCGCCCGCGCGCTCGCGCTCAACCCGAAGCTGGTCGTGGCGGACGAGCCGGTCTCCGCGCTCGACGTGTCGATCCAGGCGCAGGTCGTCAACCTCCTCGACGACCTGCAGACCGAGCTCGGTCTCACCTATGTGATCATCGCCCACGACCTGTCGGTGATCCGGCACGTCTCGGACCGGATCGCGGTGATGTACCTGGGCAAGATCGTGGAGCTCGCCGACCGCAAGTCGCTGTACTCGGCGCCCATGCACCCGTACACCAAGGCGCTGCTGTCGGCCGTGCCGGTGCCGGACCCCAAGCGCAAGGGCGTCAAGAGCGAGCGGATCCTGCTCAAGGGCGATGTGCCGTCGCCCATCTCGCCGCCGAGCGGCTGCCGCTTCCACACCCGGTGCTGGAAGGCCACGGAGGTCTGCAAGACGCAGGAGCCGCCGCTCATCGCGTTGAAGACCGGCCACCAGGTGGCCTGCCACCACCCGGAGAACGCGCCCGACCAGGCGCCCGGCGAGGCGGTCCTGCCGCAGGCGCGGGAGTCGGCCGAGCTGGTCTCGGTGGCCAAGGGCGCACCGGCCGAAGCGGCCGGGGCCGACGCGGCGGAGGCGGCGGAGCCGCAGGCCGAGGCGGTGCAGGCGGCCGGAGGGGCCGCTTCCGGGGACGGGGCGGCCGAGCCGGTGGCCACCGCGGACGCGGACACCGCCGGTGAATCCGGACCGGACGCCGCCGTTCAGGAGTCAACCGACAAGTAA
- a CDS encoding trimeric intracellular cation channel family protein, protein MLHELFSPSVQHALDLAGIFVFAISGALLAVRKNFDVFGIAVLAEVTALGGGLFRDLIIGAVPPAAFSDLGYFLTPLLAAVLVFFLHPEVERTQTAVNVFDAAGLGLFCVTGTTKAYDYGLGLTSSAALGLATAVGGGVLRDVLANEVPSLLRWDRDLYAVPAIVGAAIVVLCIRFDCLNAVTSGFAVVTAFVLRLAAMRFHWRAPRAWNRRSAAAEE, encoded by the coding sequence GTGCTCCACGAACTGTTCAGTCCCTCCGTCCAGCATGCGCTAGACCTCGCCGGAATCTTCGTCTTCGCGATCTCCGGCGCACTGCTCGCCGTACGCAAGAACTTCGACGTGTTCGGCATCGCGGTACTGGCCGAGGTCACCGCACTGGGCGGAGGGCTGTTCCGGGACCTGATCATCGGCGCGGTGCCCCCCGCGGCCTTCAGCGATCTCGGCTACTTCCTCACCCCGCTCCTCGCCGCCGTCCTGGTCTTCTTCCTCCATCCGGAGGTCGAGCGCACCCAGACGGCGGTCAACGTCTTCGACGCGGCCGGCCTCGGCCTCTTCTGCGTCACCGGCACCACCAAGGCGTACGACTACGGGCTCGGGCTCACCTCGTCGGCCGCGCTCGGCCTCGCCACCGCGGTCGGCGGCGGTGTGCTGCGCGACGTGCTGGCCAACGAGGTGCCCTCGCTGCTGCGCTGGGACCGCGACCTGTACGCGGTCCCGGCGATCGTCGGCGCCGCGATCGTCGTCCTGTGCATCCGCTTCGACTGCCTCAACGCGGTGACCAGCGGCTTCGCCGTGGTCACCGCGTTCGTCCTGCGACTGGCCGCGATGCGCTTCCACTGGCGGGCACCCCGGGCCTGGAACCGGCGCAGCGCGGCGGCGGAGGAGTAG
- a CDS encoding DUF427 domain-containing protein → MRVVWNGEVLADSTRPLLVHEDGLPDRYYLPPEDVRTDLLTASETRTTCPYKGVAAYWSLPDAPDIAWAYHEPLAAVALIKDHLCFIGTVEVTEPARTAQPARTA, encoded by the coding sequence GTGCGCGTGGTGTGGAACGGAGAGGTGCTCGCCGACAGCACCCGCCCACTGCTGGTGCACGAGGACGGTCTGCCTGACCGCTACTACCTCCCGCCCGAGGACGTCCGCACCGACCTGCTGACCGCGTCGGAGACCCGGACGACCTGCCCGTACAAGGGAGTTGCGGCGTACTGGTCGCTGCCGGACGCGCCGGACATAGCCTGGGCGTACCACGAGCCGCTGGCGGCCGTGGCCCTGATAAAGGACCACCTGTGCTTCATCGGCACGGTGGAGGTGACCGAGCCGGCCCGGACCGCCCAGCCTGCCCGGACCGCCTAG
- a CDS encoding thioesterase family protein, translating to MAQATIGDSEFDRDTAVIPREDEDGVYDAHLSAGWTIIQAVNGGYLLALLGRALGQALPHADPFSVTAHYLTPSAPGPAVVRTQRVRTGRTLSTGQASLFQYDENGAEVERIRVLASYGDLDALPDDVRTTAKPPAIPPIEHCLGPSDAPAPIPGSSAITDRLMLKLDPTTLGWAVGAPSGKGEMRGWFGLADGRDADPYSLLLAVDALPPTAFEMGLTGWTPTVELTAHIRCRPAPGPLRVAITTRNLAGGFLEEDAEVWDSADRLVAQSRQLARAQR from the coding sequence ATGGCACAGGCAACGATCGGGGACAGCGAGTTCGACCGCGACACCGCCGTCATCCCGCGCGAAGACGAAGACGGCGTCTACGACGCCCACCTCTCGGCCGGCTGGACGATCATCCAGGCCGTCAACGGCGGCTATCTGCTCGCCCTGCTCGGCCGTGCGCTGGGACAGGCGCTCCCGCACGCCGACCCGTTCAGCGTGACCGCGCACTACCTCACCCCGTCCGCGCCCGGCCCCGCCGTGGTGCGCACCCAGCGCGTGCGCACCGGCCGCACCCTCTCCACCGGCCAGGCGTCCCTCTTCCAGTACGACGAGAACGGCGCCGAGGTCGAGCGCATCCGCGTCCTCGCCTCGTACGGGGACCTCGACGCGCTCCCGGACGACGTCCGCACCACCGCCAAGCCCCCGGCCATCCCGCCGATCGAGCACTGCCTGGGCCCGTCCGACGCCCCGGCCCCGATCCCGGGCAGCTCGGCGATCACCGACCGGCTGATGCTGAAGCTCGACCCGACCACGCTCGGCTGGGCGGTCGGCGCCCCGTCCGGCAAGGGCGAGATGCGCGGCTGGTTCGGCCTGGCCGACGGCCGCGACGCCGACCCGTACTCGCTGCTGCTCGCGGTGGACGCGCTGCCGCCCACCGCGTTCGAGATGGGGCTGACCGGCTGGACCCCGACCGTCGAGCTCACGGCGCACATCCGCTGCCGCCCGGCGCCGGGCCCGCTGCGGGTCGCCATCACCACCCGCAACCTGGCCGGCGGCTTCCTGGAGGAGGACGCCGAGGTCTGGGACAGCGCGGACCGCCTGGTGGCCCAGTCCCGCCAGCTGGCCCGGGCGCAGCGGTAA
- a CDS encoding cysteine desulfurase family protein → MAYLDHAATTPMLPEAVQAMTAQLAVTGNASSLHAAGRRARRTAEEAREELAEALGARPSEVVFTAGGTEADNLAVKGLYWARRDADPRRVRVLASPVEHHAVLDAVDWLAEHEGATVEYLPVDPYGRVHPDALREAIARDPSDVALATVMWANNEIGTVQPVRELADVAQEFGIPLHADAVQAVGQLDVGFAASGLAAMTVSGHKVGGPYGIGALLLGREYTPVPVLHGGGQERHVRSGTLDVPAIAAFAVAGRLAAERREGFARDIGALRDLLVDEVRKAVPDALLGGDPAPGGRLPANAHFSFPGCEGDSLLLLLDAQGIECSTGSACTAGVAQPSHVLLATGTPPDLARGTLRFSLGHTSTRADVDAVAEAIGPAVERARTAGLS, encoded by the coding sequence ATGGCTTACCTCGACCACGCCGCGACCACCCCGATGCTCCCGGAGGCGGTCCAGGCGATGACCGCCCAGCTCGCCGTCACCGGCAACGCGTCCTCGCTGCACGCCGCCGGACGCCGGGCCCGCCGAACCGCCGAGGAGGCCCGCGAGGAGCTCGCCGAGGCCCTCGGCGCGCGGCCCAGCGAAGTCGTCTTCACGGCCGGCGGCACCGAGGCCGACAACCTCGCCGTCAAGGGCCTGTACTGGGCCCGCCGTGACGCCGACCCGCGCCGCGTCCGCGTCCTCGCCAGCCCCGTCGAGCACCACGCCGTGCTCGACGCGGTCGACTGGCTCGCCGAGCACGAGGGCGCGACCGTGGAGTACCTCCCGGTCGACCCGTACGGCCGGGTGCACCCCGACGCCCTGCGCGAGGCCATCGCCCGCGACCCCTCCGACGTGGCGCTCGCCACCGTCATGTGGGCCAACAACGAGATCGGCACCGTCCAGCCCGTACGGGAACTGGCCGATGTCGCCCAGGAGTTCGGCATCCCGCTGCACGCCGACGCCGTCCAGGCCGTCGGCCAGCTCGACGTCGGCTTCGCCGCCTCGGGCCTCGCCGCGATGACCGTCTCCGGCCACAAGGTCGGCGGCCCCTACGGCATCGGGGCGCTCCTGCTGGGCCGTGAGTACACCCCCGTCCCCGTGCTGCACGGCGGCGGGCAGGAGCGGCACGTCCGCTCCGGCACGCTCGACGTCCCCGCGATCGCCGCCTTCGCCGTGGCGGGCCGCCTCGCCGCCGAACGCCGCGAGGGCTTCGCCCGCGACATCGGCGCCCTGCGCGACCTCCTGGTGGACGAGGTCCGCAAGGCCGTCCCGGACGCCCTCCTCGGCGGCGACCCGGCCCCGGGCGGTCGCCTCCCGGCCAACGCCCACTTCTCCTTCCCCGGCTGCGAGGGCGACTCCCTCCTGCTGCTCCTGGACGCCCAGGGCATCGAGTGCTCCACCGGCTCGGCGTGCACGGCGGGCGTGGCCCAGCCCAGCCACGTCCTGCTCGCCACCGGCACCCCGCCCGACCTCGCCCGGGGCACCCTGCGCTTCTCGCTCGGCCACACCTCCACGCGGGCGGACGTGGACGCGGTGGCCGAGGCGATCGGCCCGGCGGTGGAACGGGCCAGGACGGCCGGACTGAGCTGA
- a CDS encoding SDR family oxidoreductase, which yields MATHLITGAGSGIGAAVARRLHERGDDLVLLARDAGRARELAGHYPGARTLVADLADPDRISKSLGMQPMPDHLDSLLHIAGVVDLGPVAELRPKTWHQQLNANLISPAELTRLFLPQLRAARGHVVFVNSGAGLNAHAEWGAYAASKHGLKALADSLRQEEHAGGVRVTSVYPGRTASPMQAKVHSQEGKEYDPAKFIDPESVATTLVMALDLPRDAEVNDLTVRPGR from the coding sequence ATGGCTACACACCTGATCACCGGGGCAGGCTCCGGCATCGGCGCGGCGGTCGCGCGCCGGCTGCACGAGCGCGGCGACGACCTCGTACTGCTGGCGCGCGACGCCGGACGCGCCCGGGAGCTCGCGGGGCACTACCCCGGCGCCCGCACCCTGGTCGCCGACCTCGCCGACCCGGACCGCATCTCCAAGTCGCTCGGCATGCAGCCGATGCCGGACCACCTCGACTCCCTCCTGCACATCGCGGGCGTCGTCGACCTCGGCCCGGTCGCCGAGCTGCGCCCCAAGACCTGGCACCAGCAGCTCAACGCCAACCTGATCTCGCCCGCCGAGCTCACCCGGCTCTTCCTGCCCCAGCTGCGCGCGGCCCGCGGGCACGTCGTGTTCGTCAACTCCGGCGCCGGGCTCAACGCGCACGCCGAATGGGGCGCGTACGCCGCCTCCAAGCACGGCCTGAAGGCGCTCGCGGACTCGCTGCGCCAGGAGGAGCACGCGGGCGGCGTGCGCGTCACCTCCGTCTACCCCGGGCGCACCGCCAGCCCGATGCAGGCCAAGGTGCACTCGCAGGAGGGCAAGGAGTACGACCCGGCGAAGTTCATCGACCCCGAGTCGGTGGCGACCACCCTCGTCATGGCCCTCGACCTGCCGCGCGACGCCGAGGTCAACGACCTGACCGTGCGGCCGGGCCGATGA